One segment of Streptomyces sp. XD-27 DNA contains the following:
- a CDS encoding TetR/AcrR family transcriptional regulator, giving the protein MSSAASSRPKAVPRGRADKRNAILSAAFAVFARRGYAQACVQEIAEEAGVAKPTVYSHLNDKETLFRHTVEAAADALMAEHLTAIEHLRDRAPEEDPRAALTDLAHRLARICCGERAHALRRLTYAQVAQFPDLVEIVQERTAHRPNAALADRLARLSLAGRLRPCDPEQAAEHFFALLTGPLESRSRLGTRRVLAAELRGTAEAAVDTFLRAYASEQDCPADQGGNPASTA; this is encoded by the coding sequence ATGAGTTCAGCGGCGTCAAGCAGACCCAAGGCTGTCCCGCGCGGGCGCGCCGACAAGCGGAACGCGATCCTGAGCGCTGCCTTCGCCGTCTTCGCGCGGCGCGGATACGCGCAAGCGTGCGTTCAGGAGATCGCGGAGGAGGCAGGGGTCGCCAAGCCGACCGTCTACAGCCATCTGAACGACAAGGAGACCCTCTTCCGCCATACCGTCGAGGCCGCGGCTGACGCCCTCATGGCGGAGCACCTCACGGCGATCGAGCACCTTCGCGATCGGGCGCCGGAGGAGGATCCGCGGGCTGCGCTGACGGACCTGGCGCACCGGCTGGCGCGCATCTGCTGCGGCGAACGCGCCCACGCGCTGCGCCGGCTGACCTACGCACAAGTGGCACAGTTCCCCGACCTGGTCGAGATCGTGCAGGAGCGCACCGCACACCGCCCAAACGCGGCACTCGCCGACCGACTGGCCCGCCTCTCACTGGCCGGCCGCCTGCGCCCATGCGACCCGGAGCAGGCCGCCGAGCACTTCTTCGCCCTGCTCACCGGCCCCCTGGAGTCCCGCTCCCGGCTGGGCACGCGCCGCGTCCTGGCCGCCGAGCTGCGCGGCACGGCGGAAGCGGCCGTGGACACCTTCCTGCGCGCGTACGCGAGCGAACAGGACTGCCCGGCAGATCAAGGCGGAAACCCCGCCTCCACGGCATGA
- a CDS encoding helix-turn-helix domain-containing protein: MRARLSLRPREAWRHAHGLTLQQAADKVNDLGARRPGEAVSADASLMSKWERWPAASGRRPTPATLPALAAVYECEVEELLDLEDRQAMPPGELRLLQRPHDLAAPVTSEALVRSAAEESADWARWAEASNCGETPVQQLVATTRSLARDYLTHAEPVRLFHRARRLRDTAFGLLKGHQYPRQTADLYAVAGYLCTLLAWMSSDLGQLDDADTQGRTPWVCAQKADSDDLRAWVLSTRAKIAFWNGHLHAAVDHAQHGQTYRGSGTVGTLLACQQADALAQQRRMDPVTRRLGELAATAARSTLADSRPGRELQGRIEAFCRHSAPRLALSPGTLCS, translated from the coding sequence ATGCGCGCCCGGCTGTCGCTGCGCCCCCGAGAAGCCTGGCGGCACGCGCACGGCCTGACTCTCCAGCAGGCCGCCGACAAGGTGAACGATCTCGGCGCGCGACGTCCCGGTGAAGCGGTGTCGGCGGACGCCTCGCTGATGAGCAAGTGGGAGCGCTGGCCAGCCGCCTCGGGCCGACGGCCCACCCCCGCGACCCTGCCGGCCCTCGCCGCAGTGTACGAGTGCGAGGTCGAGGAGCTGCTGGACCTGGAGGACCGACAGGCGATGCCGCCCGGCGAGCTGCGGCTCCTCCAGCGCCCCCACGACCTAGCGGCACCGGTCACCAGCGAGGCCCTGGTCCGCTCGGCCGCCGAGGAGTCAGCCGACTGGGCCCGATGGGCGGAAGCGTCGAACTGCGGCGAGACCCCCGTGCAGCAGCTGGTCGCCACCACCCGCTCCCTGGCCCGCGACTACCTCACCCACGCCGAACCGGTCCGGCTCTTCCACCGCGCCCGCCGACTCCGCGACACCGCCTTCGGCCTGCTGAAGGGGCATCAGTATCCGCGGCAGACGGCCGACCTGTACGCCGTCGCTGGCTACCTGTGCACTCTCCTGGCATGGATGAGCTCCGACCTCGGCCAGCTCGACGACGCCGACACCCAAGGCCGCACCCCCTGGGTCTGCGCCCAGAAAGCCGACTCCGACGACCTACGCGCGTGGGTGCTGTCCACCCGAGCCAAGATCGCCTTCTGGAACGGCCATCTCCACGCCGCCGTCGACCACGCCCAGCACGGCCAGACCTACCGCGGCAGCGGCACCGTCGGCACCCTGCTCGCCTGCCAGCAAGCCGACGCCCTGGCCCAGCAACGCCGGATGGACCCGGTCACCCGCCGACTGGGCGAACTCGCCGCAACCGCCGCCCGCAGCACGCTCGCCGACAGTCGCCCAGGCCGCGAGCTGCAGGGGCGGATTGAGGCGTTCTGCCGACACTCCGCGCCCCGGCTCGCCCTCTCGCCAGGCACCCTCTGCTCCTGA
- a CDS encoding 2'-5' RNA ligase family protein: protein MVAARLERRPPLLHLAPHFAHAPDVHRYAAAYRDALAHLPGLDPIPDQWLHLTMQGLGFIDEVDERDVQAIAAAAQRRLADLPALELTLTDVIVTPEAVLAPAQPTDAVTAVRETIRSAIAEVWPTVPEAPDGFRPHVSIAYSNSEAPAEPVYQALSTVNTAPATARITAADLIVIHRDQRMYEWEPYAHAPMR, encoded by the coding sequence GTGGTGGCGGCCCGGCTGGAGCGTCGGCCGCCGCTTCTACACCTGGCACCTCACTTCGCCCACGCCCCCGACGTCCACCGGTACGCAGCCGCTTATCGCGACGCGCTGGCCCACCTGCCCGGCCTCGACCCCATCCCCGACCAGTGGCTGCACCTGACCATGCAGGGACTCGGTTTCATCGACGAAGTCGACGAGCGGGACGTCCAGGCCATCGCCGCCGCCGCCCAACGGCGCCTCGCGGACCTGCCAGCGCTGGAACTCACCCTGACGGACGTGATCGTCACTCCCGAGGCGGTCCTGGCCCCCGCCCAGCCCACCGACGCCGTCACCGCGGTCCGCGAAACCATCCGCTCTGCCATCGCCGAGGTCTGGCCCACCGTCCCCGAAGCTCCGGACGGATTCCGCCCGCACGTCTCGATCGCCTACAGCAACTCCGAAGCACCGGCCGAACCGGTCTACCAGGCCCTGAGCACCGTCAACACCGCCCCGGCCACGGCCCGCATCACCGCAGCCGACCTCATCGTCATCCACCGCGACCAGCGCATGTACGAATGGGAGCCCTACGCCCACGCACCAATGCGGTGA
- a CDS encoding Dabb family protein yields MIVHMLRFAFKDGTTEEQKARVLTLMRRTASVESVSFATVGQSLADPADGFTHAYCVGIKDLAALERYMYDPVHLAGDPEIIPHLARIAIGPDLSDDMDPALADEIMAMHEKKAARYPQWAAQLEPLLTLA; encoded by the coding sequence ATGATCGTTCACATGCTGCGGTTCGCCTTCAAGGACGGGACGACCGAAGAGCAGAAGGCCCGTGTGCTCACACTGATGCGGCGCACGGCGTCCGTCGAATCGGTCTCCTTCGCAACGGTCGGGCAGAGCCTGGCCGACCCCGCCGACGGCTTCACCCACGCCTACTGCGTGGGCATCAAGGACTTGGCGGCCCTGGAGCGGTACATGTACGACCCGGTCCACCTGGCTGGAGACCCCGAGATCATTCCGCACCTGGCCAGGATCGCCATCGGCCCTGACCTCTCCGACGACATGGACCCGGCGCTGGCCGACGAGATCATGGCGATGCACGAGAAGAAGGCCGCCCGGTATCCGCAGTGGGCAGCGCAGCTCGAACCGCTCCTCACTCTCGCCTGA